In Pseudomonas grandcourensis, the DNA window TATAGAATCGCGACTGGCATGGATCTGGCTTAAGTGTATACATGTTTTGTATACAATAAAATCAAAACATACACACACTTTAGATCCGCAAGCCTGAAGCGCCCTATCCCGTACAGGCTGCAGATGCCCCGTAACCAATGATATTCGCCACCCGCGACGAAGATTTGTCGAGCCAACGCTCAAGCACAGTCATCGCGGCGTCGAGCATCAGGAGCCTGCCGGAATGCGTACTAGTCTCTCCAATAACAACATCGCGCTGGATCTACCCTCCTCCCAATCCACCCACACCGCCGACAATCAGGCGCATCACGCCCCCGTGGTGCTCAGCCCCCGATTGCACAACAAGGACCTGGCACCGACCAAGTCCGAAGGCCGGCGCTGGGGTCGCTACAGCATCTTTGCCCTGTGGACCAACGACGTGCACAACATTGCCAACTACTCGTTTGCCATCGGCCTGTATGCCCTTGGCCTGGGCGGCTGGCAGATCCTGCTGTCCCTGGGGATCGGCGCGGCGCTGGTTTACTTCTTCATGAACCTGTCTGGCTACATGGGCCAGAAAACCGGGGTACCGTTTCCGGTCATCAGCCGGATCAGTTTCGGCATTCACGGTGCGCAGATTCCTGCGTTGATCCGCGCCGTTATCGCCATCGCCTGGTTCGGTATTCAGACGTACCTTGCGTCCGTGGTCTTTCGCGTGTTGTTGATGGCGGTCCATCCCGGGTTCGCCGACTACGACCACGACTCGATCCTCGGCCTGTCGACCTTGGGCTGGGTGTGTTTCGTCGCGATCTGGTTCGTGCAACTGGCGATCCTTGCTTATGGCATGGAGATGGTGCGGCGCTACGAGGCATTTGCCGGTCCGGTGATTCTGCTGACCGTCGCCGCCCTTGCCGCGTGGATGTACACCCAGGCCGATGCGACGATTGCCTGGTCGATCCGCGAGCCCCTGACTGGCGGTGAGATGTGGCGCAACATCTTTGCCGGTGGCGCACTGTGGCTGGCGATCTACGGCACTTTGATCCTCAACTTCTGCGACTTCGCCCGCTCTTCGCCGTGCCGCAAAACCATCAAGGTCGGAAATTTCTGGGGCTTGCCGGTGAATATCCTGGTGTTCGCCAGCATCACGGTCCTGCTGTGCGGCGCTCAATTCCAGATCAATGGCCGGATCATCGAAAGCCCGACCGAAATTATCGCCTCGATCCCCAACACCTTCTTCCTGGTGCTTGGCTGCCTGGCGTTCCTGATCGTCACCGTGGCGGTGAACATCATGGCCAACTTCGTCGCCCCGGCGTTTGTACTCAGCAACCTGGCGCCCAAGTACCTGACTTTCCGCCGCGCCGGGCTGATCAGCGCGACCATCGCCGTGCTGATCCTGCCGTGGAACCTCTACAACAGTCCGCTGGTGATCGTGTATTTCCTGTCCGGCCTCGGCGCCCTGCTCGGCCCGTTGTACGGGGTGATCATGGTCGACTACTGGCTGGTGCGAAAAGGCCAGGTCAACGTGCCGCAGCTGTACAGCGAAGACCCGAACGGCGCGTATTACTACAGCCGCGGGGTCAATTTGCGCGCCGTGGCGGCATTCATTCCCGCCGCCCTGATCGCCATCGTCCTGGCCTTGGTGCCGGGGTTCCACAGCGTATCGCCGTTCTCCTGGCTGATTGGTGCCGGCATCGCCGGGATGCTCTACCTGATCATCGCCAAGCGCCAACCGCTCTACGCCGATGTCAGCGGCGAAGCCATCGCGGTCGACAACGTCAGCCACTGATCCTGTCGCGGCCCGGCGTTTTCGGGCCGCAGAACCAACTGCAATAAGGACTCCCCATGCGCATTCTCGTGGTCAACGTCAACACCACCGAATCCATCACCCAGGCCATCGCCCGCTCGGCGCAGGCCGTCGCATCGCCCGGCACGGAAATCGTCGGCCTCACCCCGCACTTCGGCGCCGATTCCATCGAAGGCAATTTCGAAAGTTACCTGGCGGCCATCGCGGTCATGGACCGGGTGATGTCCTACGACCAGCCGTTCGACGCCGTGATCCAGGCCGGCTACGGCGAACACGGCCGTGAAGGCCTGCAGGAACTGCTCAATGTGCCGGTGGTGGATATCACCGACGCCGCCGCCAGCACGGCGATGTTTCTTGGTCACGCCTATTCCGTGGTCACCACCCTCGACCGCACCGTGCCGCTGATCGAAGATCGCCTCAAGCTCTCCGGCCTCTGGGACCGTTGCGCCTCGGTACGGGCCAGTGGTTTGGCAGTGCTGGAACTGGAGCACGAACCGCAGCGCGCACTGGAAGCCATCGTGCATCAGGCCGAACTGGCGGTGACCCAGGACAAGGCCGAAGTGATTTGCCTGGGCTGCGGCGGCATGGCCGGGCTGGACGAGCAGATTCGCCGGCGAACCGGGGTACCGGTGGTGGATGGGGTGACGGCGGCGGTGACCATTGCCGAGTCCCTGGTGCGGTTGGGGTTGTCGACGTCGAAGGTGCGGACTTATGCGACGCCGCGGCCGAAAAACATCATTGGCTGGCCGGCGCGGTTTGCCCGGTAGACCGCGTCATCGTTCATCGCGAGCAGGCTCGCTCCCACAGGGATTTGTGAACGTCGCAGATCCAGTGTGGGAGCGAGCCTGCTCGCGATGGCCGCACCCCGGTTTCAAGACTTGCTCAAACCGCACTGAACCGCTGCCCCAACCCCCGCTCGACAAACTGTTCAATGACGAATTCGACAAACGCCCGGGTCTTGCCGGGCAGCAGTTTGTGTTCGGCGTAATAGATCGAGGTGTAGCCGTCGTCGATGTACCAGTCCGGTAGCACCCGCTGCAGCCTGCCCGACTCCAGATAACTCGAGGCAAACGGCATGCTCACCAGCGCAATGCCCAGACCCTGCGCGGCCGTGGCGCAGGCGGCCTCGGAATCGCTCATGGTCATCCGCGCCTTGAGCGTCAACGGGCTGTGATGCTGATTACGATGGGTCAACTGCCAGGAGCGCACCCGACCGGTCTGCGGCGAGCGGATCAGAATCCCGTCATGGTGCTTGAGGTCTTCCGGCTCGCTGATCGCCGCATGTGTCTCCAGGTAGTCCTGCGTAGCCACCAACACCCGATGCGCCGGGCTCAGCCGGCGTGCCACCACGCCCTGGGGCAATTCGAAGCCGCCGCCGATTGCCGCGTCGAACCCCTGCCCGATCAGATCGACCTGGCGATTGTCGAAGTGCCAGTCCGGGTTGATCGCCGGGAATCGTCGCAGAAACTCGCCGAGCATCGGCACAATGTACAGGCAGCCGAATACCGTCCCCATGCTGACTTTCAAAGTGCCTGCCGGCTGCCCTCCGGCGCTGGCGAGATTGGCCACGGCATTCTGGATCGTGTGCAGGCTGCCGCTGACTTCGCCGAGAAACAACTGACCGGCTGGGGATGCGGACAAAAACTTGGACTGGTTATGCCGCGAAGCCCAGGCTTTCACGATACTCAATGGGACTGAGCGCGCCGAGGGAAATCTTGATTCGTTTTTCGTTGTACCAGCGAATGTATGAATCCAAGGCCTGAATGAACTGCTCGATGCTCGTTGACTGCCAGTTGCGAGGATAGAACAGCTCCGTTTTCAGTCGGCCGAAGAAACCTTCACAAGCCGCGTTGTCAGGTGAGCAGCCTTTGCGCGACATCGAACGAATCAGCTTCGCATCAGCGATGCGCGATAGCCAGCCGGGCCAGCGGTAGTGAGCGCCACGATCGGAGTGAACAACAGGCCGTTTATCGTTGCTGGCCACCGTTTCGACAGCGGCATCCAGCATCGTGTTCACAAGCTCGCCGTCGGGACGCGTGCCGATCGACCAACTGATTACCTTCCCATCGAAGCAGTCGATCATGGGGGACAGGTACACCTTGCCGGCTGGGATCTGGAACTCCGAGATGTCGGTCAGCCATTTCTCATTCGGAGCTAGGGCCGTGAAGTCGCGGTTGAGGAGGTTTTCCGGCGCCGGACTGATCTCCCCGAGGTAGGAACCGTATCGACGCCGTTTCGGCTTGGCGACGACTAGGCACTCCTGCTTCATCAAGCGCTGCACCACCTTCTCTGAAAGGCGCACACGCTGCCTGCTCAACGAAGCTCGCATCCGACGGTAGCCATAGCAACGATGATTGCGCTCGAATATGTCCGCCATGGCACGACGCGCTTCGGTGTACTTTTCCGCGACCTGCATTCGGGCTCGATGATAGAAATAGGAGCTTCGGGCCAAGCCCAACGCGTCAAGCAGCTCTAGCAAGGAGTACCTCTGCCTTAGGGCATCAGCCAGCAATGTCTTCTCCCGATTGGTCAGGACTTGCCGGTTGATGCCCGTCTCTTTTTTTATGAGTTCATTCGCCCTCATCAACAGGTCATGTTCAAGCTGCAAACGGCGAACATCGAGCTGGAGAGATTCGAGTTGCCGCTGCAACTCCTCTCGTTCCGGTGACGATGAGGGTTCAAGCCGACACTTCATGGATGGGGATACCTCTGGGCCGAGTAGCTGGTTTTTCCAGTTGTACAAGGTCGGCCTGCACACGCCCAGCTTTTGAGCCAGGGCTTTCGCACTTTCTTTTCGCGTGCACAGCGCGATGACCGCTGCCTGCTTCACCGCTGGCGGCCGGGCTAACCCGTCTGAACGACCGACAATACGCGTATGCAACTCGGGGTGCATTTCGTAAATCCAGGCACGCAACGAATCCCGCGCGGGGTAGCCCAACGCCTTGATGGTAGCGGCGATGTTGCGACCGTATTCGAGATAGTGCCCGACAGCCTTTTCCCTTTGGGCCAGTGAGTACTTCGACTTCGAGTTCTCGTAGCCACGCGGCAGGTCGAGGCATCGCTCATACTCTGCGTGCCAGCTCTTCAAAGAGTTCTTCGTCGGGTAGCCCAACTGACGAATAGTTGCCCCGGTTCGCTTGCCCAGTTTGATGTAGAGCTTGACCGCTCGGATACGGTCTTCGTATGAGTACATGAACTACCTCCAGGTAGTCCAAGATTTCCGCCGCATCCCCGCTTCCGTCAGGGTCAGGCTGCGAGTGCTGCGCTGGAACAATCTGACACCCAGGCGCGCTTCGAGCTTGGCAACGCTCTTGCCCACCGCCGCAGGTGTCAGGCTCAAGCGCCGCGCCGCTTCAGCAAAGCTGCCGACCTCGGCACTGCGCACAAAGCATTCGATACTGCTGAAGGTTTCCATAGGCGCAACTATAAACTTTTGGTTTACACAGACTATCGTAATTATGGTCTACACAGCAGGTAATCCGGAATCGATACTAGGCTCCATCAACCGGGACATCTCGCCTCGGGACTTGGAGATCGATATGACTACTCAGAACCTCAGCGGCAAAGTGGCATTGATTCAAGGTGGTTCCCGCGGTATCGGCGCCGCCATCGTCAAGCGCCTGGCCGCTGAAGGCGCGACCGTTGCCTTCACCTATGTAAGCTCCACGGCCAAGGCCGAAGAATTGCAAGACAGCATCACTGCCAAGGGCGGCAAGGCCCTGGCGATCAAGGCCGACAGCGCTGACGCCGAAGCGATTCGTGGCGCAGTGTCCGCTACGGTAGACGCGTTCGGTCGCCTGGACATCCTGGTCAACAACGCGGGCGTACTGGCCGTCGCACCGCTGGCCGACTTCAAACTCGAAGACTTCGACCAGACACTGGCCATCAACGTGCGCAGCGTATTCATCGCCACCCAGGCCGCCGCCAGACACATGACCGAAGGCGGTCGCATCATCAACATCGGCAGCACCAACGCCGACCGCATGCCCTTCGCCGGTGGCGGCCCGTACGCCATGAGCAAGTCGGCACTGGTCGGCCTGACCAAAGGCCTGGCCCGCGATCTCGGCCCGCAAGGCATCACCATCAATAACGTGCAACCGGGCCCGGTCGACACCGACATGAACCCGGCACACGGTGACTTTGCGGAAAGCCTGATCCCGTTGATGGCCGTAGGCCGTTACGGCAAGGCCGAAGAAATCGCCAGCTTCGTCGCCTACCTCGTCAGTCCTGAAGCGGGCTACATTACCGGGGCTAGCCTGACCATCGACGGTGGTTTCGGCGCCTGATGCTTGTCAGCCAACTGCAATAACTGTGGGAGCGAGCCTGCTCGCGAAGAGGGGGTATCAGACACGTTGATGTTGTCTGAAACACCGATTTCGCGAACAGGCTCGCTCCCACATTTGCCAGTGTCGACCCGTCTTTTAAGCTAGGCCCATTCCAGCGCCGGCAATCCAAATGCGCCCGGCTCGAACGCCTTCAACGTACGAAGAATGCCATCGGCATGTGCGTACTTTGCATCTGCCATTGCCGCATCCGGAATCGCAATCGCCGTCATCCCCGCCGCTTTCGCCGCAGTGACACCGAAAGGCGAATCCTCGAACACCAGGCAATCTTCGGGTGCAACACCCAAGCGCCGCGCCGCCGTCAGGAAAATATCCGGTGCCGGTTTGGCCGCGCCCACTTCGGGGTCATCGGCGGTGACGATGAAGTCGAACAAGGCGAACCAGTCGCGGTGCAAGGTGGTTTTCTGGCCGAACGACTGGCTCGAAGAACTGGTGCCCACGGCAATGGGAATGTTGTTGGCCTTCAGATGCCGTACCAGTTCCTGTGCGCCGGGCATTGCCTGCGCTGTAGGAAAACGCTCGCGCATCAGCGGCTCGCGGATCACCAGAAATTCTTGCGCCGTAATTGGCAAGTCCAACGCTTCAACCACGTAGCGCGCCAGATCTCCCGCGCCCCGGCCAATGATGTTCTGTTTGATGCTCCAGTCGAACGTCCGGCCGTAACGCGCAGCAATGATGGACGTGACTTCGGTGTAAATGCCCTCTGTATCCAGCAACAAGCCGTCCATATCGAAAATCACGGCCTTGATCGGGCCGAATGCTTTCAGTGGTGCATTCATCGCATCTGATCCGTTTTCTAAGGCATCCGGGGCAGCTCAGGTACGGCCGATGCCCTATGGATTAAAGGATTCAGCAGCATAGCGAGCGCCGCCGGTTCAGGGCAATGATCAAATCCCGTTCTACGCCGAATGGCCCTCCCTGATTAAGCGAATCGCCCTACAGCAAGCGCCACCTTTCCCGACTTCTTTCCTTGCCGATCCCCCGCAGAGTTTCGCGTTCCACACTCCGCCAAGCGAAAGACAGCAGATGTTCGATCCCCAAGAGGTATTGGCATGCCCCGCCAGCGGTCCCCTGACACTTCGCTCCGGCAAGCCTGAACGCCACGAGGACGCCTCCAGACGGGCGAAAAACCCCAATGGCGACAGCGCCGACACCGTCGAGCGAACCGCCACCCACAACGGCGCGGTGTCGATGGTTACCGGCGAAGGACTGCTGCCCCTCACCGACGGAACCCTCGACGGGATCCTGCCCTTCGACTTCACCCGCCTCTACCGCACCAGTGCCGTCGAAATCGACAGCGGCCTCGGATTTGGCTGGAGCCATTCGCTGTCCCAGCACCTGGAACTCCACGGCGAGCAAGTGCTGTGGATCGACCCCGAAAACCGCCGCACACCCTTTCCCCGACCGACGGCGGAGCGCCCGGTGATCCACAACTGCCTGTCGCGAGCGGTGATTTACCTCGGTGAGAAGCCGGACGAACTGATCCTTTCCCTGGCCAGCGACCGCGCACGGCTCTACCACTTTCATGACGGCCGGCTCAGCGCGATCAGCGACACCTACGGCAACCGCCTGACGGTGCAGCGAGACCGCTGTGACCGGATCCAGCGCCTGGACAACGGCGCCGACCGCGCCTTATTACTGCGTTACGACTTCAAGCATCTGGTGGCCGTCGACTATCAGGTGCTTCAGCGCGGCGACCCCGAGGTGAACACCTGGCGCACCGAACAGACACTGGTCAGCTACCGCTACGACGCTCGCCAGCGCTTGATCGAGGCAACCAACGCCGCAGGTGAAAGCGAACGCTACGACTACGACGAGCAACACGTCATCCTGCAACGGCAACTGGCCGGCGGCGCGAGTTTCTTCTGGGCGTGGGAACGCTCCGGCAAGGCAGCCCGCTGCATCCATCATTGGGCCTCGTTTACGCGGATGGAGGCGCGTTACGCCTGGGACGATCAAGGCTGCGTGACAGTGAACTACGCCGACGGCAGCGAAGAGGTTTACGTTAATGACAACCGCGCACGGTTGGTGCGTCGGGTCGGGCCCGACGGCGGTGAGCTGCACAAGGCCTACGACGATCAGGGCCGCCTGATCGCCGAACAGGACGCACTCGGCGCCGTCACCGAATACCAGTATGACGAAGCCGGCCGGTTGGTCGCGCAGCTTGCGCCCGATGAGGCACCCATATCCTGCGAGTATCGCCACGGCTTCCTGCGCTCCCTCACCCGTGGCCAGGCGACGTGGACCTGTCAGCGCAATACCCAGGGCGACGTCACTGCCGTCTCCGATCCCGAAGGGCAGATCACCCGCTATTTCTACGACCCGCAGGGGTGCTTGCTGACGATCCGCTTCCCTGACCAAAGCGGCCACCGGTTTGTCTGGAACGCCCTGGGGCAACTGTTGGAGGAAACCTTGCCGGACGGTGCCCATCGCACTTTTTCCTATGATGTGCTGGGCCGGCGGATTACCCGGCAGGACGAACACGGTGCCGTCACCGGCTATGAGTGGGACTCAGTGGGTCGACTGACTCGAAGCACGCTGCCCACCGGTGCCTGCCGTGCCTATCGCTACAACGCCTACGGCCAGGTTACCGCCGAAACCGACGAACTGGGACGGGTAACCCGTTACGAATACGCCGACGACCTGCACCTGGTCAGCCGCCGGATCAACCCCGACGCCAGTGCACTGAAGTACGGCTATGACCATGCGCAACTGTTGCTCACCGAGATCGAAAACGAGGTCGGCGACGCCTATCGGCTGGACTACACGCCGGGCGGATTGATCCGACAGGAAACCGGCTTCGATGGCCGTCGTACCGCGTATGCGTATGACGGTAATGGCCAGTTGCTGGAGAAAACCGAGTTTGGCGACGACGGTTCGCAACTCGTCACACAGTACCAACGTGACAGCGCCGGGCGCTTATTGCTCAAGACCCTGCCCGACGGAGTCAAGGTCGAGTACCACTACGACAACTTCGGGCGACTGGTCCGCGTCGATGACGGTCAGGACCATCCGCTGGCGTTCGAATACGACCGCCAAGGCCGGCTGATCGTCGAGCATCAGGGCTGGGGCACCCTGCGTTACGGCTACGATGCCTGCGGTCGGCTCAAGCGGCTGCGCCTGCCGGACGGCTGTGTACTTGTCTACCACCACGCCAAGGGGGGCGCCCTCACTGCCATCGATCTCAATGGTACGCGCCTGACCAGCCACCGTTTTGTCGGCGGGCGCGAACAGCAACGTCAACAGGGCCTGCTGCTCAGCGATTACGCCTACGACGAGCAAGGTCGTTTGCTGGTCCATGCCGTCAGCCAAAAACAACGACCGCTGTACCGCCGTGAATATGCCTACAGCGCCAAGGGAAATCTGCTGCAGATTGCCGACAGCCGTCAGGGCCAACGATGCTATCAATACGATGCGCTCGACCGCCTGACCGGCGTACGCCACACCCGCGACCAGTTCGCGGAGAACTTCACCCATGACCCGGCCGGCAACCTGCTGATCCACGGCCGTCCGGGTCCGCTCGTGCTCCAGGGCAACCGTCTGCGCCGCCATTGCAACAGCCATTACGACTACGACGCCTTCGGCAACCTGATCCGCGAACGCCGTGGTATCCCGCCCCAGGTCACCCAATACACCTACGACAGCCAGCACCGCCTGATCAGCGTCAGCCCCCCGGACGGTAAAAGTGTCAGCTACCGCTACGACGCCTTCGGACGGCGCATCCGTAAAACCGTCGACGACCAGACCACGCAATTCTTCTGGCAAGGCGACCAGCTCATCGCCGAAAGCGCTCCCGAGCACTACCGCAGCTACGTTTACGAACCCGGCAGCTATCGCCCGCTGGCGCTGCTCGACGGCAAAGGCCGGCCAGACGCCTGCCCGTGCTACTACCAACTCGACCACCTCGGCACCCCACAGGAACTGACCAGCTACGGTGGCGCCATCGTTTGGTCGGCCAAATACACCGCCCACGGCAAACTTCGTGAAGTGAGCCAGGGCGATGGCGATGGCGAACGACTCGAACAACCGCTACGGTTTCAGGGGCAATACTTCGACGCCGAAAGCGGCCTGCATTACAACCGCCATCGCTACTACCATCCCGACATCGGTCGTTATCTGACGCAGGATCCGGTCAAGCTGGCCGGTGGGTTGAACCCGTATCGGCACACCCGGAACCCGACGGGGTGGGTGAGTCCTCTGGGGTTGAGCGAGAACTGCCCACTGGCGAACATGGCAGGAGGCTCGGCGCGAGATGGGCTGGGTGAAGCAAAGGTTGATGAGGGTGAGCCCAACGTGCTCTCTCCAAAATCTCCAAAACAATACTTACATCGCGCAGACTCAGGCCCAGACATGTCGAGGACCGGACGATGGACACGTTCGATCAGCTAGATAACCGGTCAATCCGCCAGCACGATTCGATCAATCTTCGTCCTCTTCCTCATCTTCAAACTCGATATTCCCCACATCGCCCGCATCATCAGCATCGTTAAGCGGCACCGTCGCATCATCCATCAGCGATCCCGGATCTTCATTGCCAGGATCGTTGATGGATGGCAGTCCGCTCGGGCCCTTTTCTTCCTTGCCTTCGCTTTTCACAGTCATGGGATGCCTCGCTCAACTAGTGATGCTTATTGTGGTGCTTGTTCGAGTGTTTATGACCGTTGCCGGAATGGGAATGACCGCTGTCACTCCCCAGATCATTGCCGACCGCACCGCCGGCTGCACCGCCCAGGCCTGCACCGATGGCCGATCCGGTCGAACCGCCAAGACTGTTGCCGACCACCGATCCACCCGCGGCACCCAAACCACCGCCTACCGCCGCCTCGGTGCGACTGTGCTTGGGCGCGGCAATGGCACTACCGGCCGCTCCGCCGACACCTGCACCGATGGCTGCGCCCGTACTGCCGCCCACCTGGCCACCGACAACGTTGCCCAACACCCCACCAAGACCACCGCCTACCGCGGCATCTCCATTACCTCCCGCCAGCGCCGCCTGAGAGACCAGCAATCCAAAAACAATCGCAGGCACCATCAACAGTCGAGCATTCAGGCTTCCGTTTTTTTTGCCGTTGGTTTTCCGGTTCATGGCACGCCTCGCATTCTTCCAGGGTATGGAAGATTTGAGCTGCTGCGGCGCGAAACGTTCATAAATGAAAAAGCCCGGCATCAAGCCGGGCTCTTTTCACATCCGAATCAGGATCAGTGACGCTTGTGACCATTGGCCAGGTTGCTGCCTACGCCGCCACCCAATGCGCCGCCCAGGCCTGCACCGATGGTGGCACCGGACTTGCCGCCGAGGCTATTGCCGATCACCGAACCACCGGCTGCACCGACACCGCCACCGATAGCAGCGCTGGTGCGATGACCTTTTTTGGCGGCAACTGCGCTGCCCGCCGCGCCTGCGACGCCTGCGCCAATCGCGGCGCCAGTGCTGCCGCCCATCTTCTGGCCGACCACATTACCCAATGCGCCGCCCAGGCCACCGCCCAACGCGGCCGTGCCGTCACCAGCCATTGCACCTTGAGCAACCAGAAGCCCCAGAACCAGAGCGGGCAGTGTTAAACGCATGACAAAAACCTCAAAAAATAGGGGTATACAAAAATGGGGGCAAGATTGAATGCTTTTGCGCGGAAAAAGTCCAGCACGCCGGTCCAACTTTGCGATTGGCGACGATTGGACAGCATTTACCGAAAAGGTTTTATCGCGGACAAAAAAAAGCCCGCTGGGGAAACGGGCCAGGTGTTGCTTTCTAACGGATGAGTCGAGATTACGGAGGGGGCCGTGAAAAGTTTGTGAAAGATCGCCCCCTTAAAAAACTTGTAACAAAATCTTTTCAGGCATAAAAAAACCCATTAAATGACGGGGTTTTCCTGACTTCGTTTACTTCCTGACCGGTGCTGTCACCTTGGGTAAGAATTTACCCTTCAATACCCGGCACGCCCTGGTCTTGATCTTGTCGACCTCAGTCTGGTCCTCGCCGAAACTGGCCACATACTGGGTCTGGCCACAGCGCACGGAGTTGTTGATCGGAAATTCTGCGCCATCGTC includes these proteins:
- a CDS encoding HAD-IA family hydrolase gives rise to the protein MNAPLKAFGPIKAVIFDMDGLLLDTEGIYTEVTSIIAARYGRTFDWSIKQNIIGRGAGDLARYVVEALDLPITAQEFLVIREPLMRERFPTAQAMPGAQELVRHLKANNIPIAVGTSSSSQSFGQKTTLHRDWFALFDFIVTADDPEVGAAKPAPDIFLTAARRLGVAPEDCLVFEDSPFGVTAAKAAGMTAIAIPDAAMADAKYAHADGILRTLKAFEPGAFGLPALEWA
- a CDS encoding IS3 family transposase, whose amino-acid sequence is MYSYEDRIRAVKLYIKLGKRTGATIRQLGYPTKNSLKSWHAEYERCLDLPRGYENSKSKYSLAQREKAVGHYLEYGRNIAATIKALGYPARDSLRAWIYEMHPELHTRIVGRSDGLARPPAVKQAAVIALCTRKESAKALAQKLGVCRPTLYNWKNQLLGPEVSPSMKCRLEPSSSPEREELQRQLESLQLDVRRLQLEHDLLMRANELIKKETGINRQVLTNREKTLLADALRQRYSLLELLDALGLARSSYFYHRARMQVAEKYTEARRAMADIFERNHRCYGYRRMRASLSRQRVRLSEKVVQRLMKQECLVVAKPKRRRYGSYLGEISPAPENLLNRDFTALAPNEKWLTDISEFQIPAGKVYLSPMIDCFDGKVISWSIGTRPDGELVNTMLDAAVETVASNDKRPVVHSDRGAHYRWPGWLSRIADAKLIRSMSRKGCSPDNAACEGFFGRLKTELFYPRNWQSTSIEQFIQALDSYIRWYNEKRIKISLGALSPIEYRESLGFAA
- a CDS encoding NCS1 family nucleobase:cation symporter-1 — encoded protein: MRTSLSNNNIALDLPSSQSTHTADNQAHHAPVVLSPRLHNKDLAPTKSEGRRWGRYSIFALWTNDVHNIANYSFAIGLYALGLGGWQILLSLGIGAALVYFFMNLSGYMGQKTGVPFPVISRISFGIHGAQIPALIRAVIAIAWFGIQTYLASVVFRVLLMAVHPGFADYDHDSILGLSTLGWVCFVAIWFVQLAILAYGMEMVRRYEAFAGPVILLTVAALAAWMYTQADATIAWSIREPLTGGEMWRNIFAGGALWLAIYGTLILNFCDFARSSPCRKTIKVGNFWGLPVNILVFASITVLLCGAQFQINGRIIESPTEIIASIPNTFFLVLGCLAFLIVTVAVNIMANFVAPAFVLSNLAPKYLTFRRAGLISATIAVLILPWNLYNSPLVIVYFLSGLGALLGPLYGVIMVDYWLVRKGQVNVPQLYSEDPNGAYYYSRGVNLRAVAAFIPAALIAIVLALVPGFHSVSPFSWLIGAGIAGMLYLIIAKRQPLYADVSGEAIAVDNVSH
- a CDS encoding RHS repeat-associated core domain-containing protein, which translates into the protein MFDPQEVLACPASGPLTLRSGKPERHEDASRRAKNPNGDSADTVERTATHNGAVSMVTGEGLLPLTDGTLDGILPFDFTRLYRTSAVEIDSGLGFGWSHSLSQHLELHGEQVLWIDPENRRTPFPRPTAERPVIHNCLSRAVIYLGEKPDELILSLASDRARLYHFHDGRLSAISDTYGNRLTVQRDRCDRIQRLDNGADRALLLRYDFKHLVAVDYQVLQRGDPEVNTWRTEQTLVSYRYDARQRLIEATNAAGESERYDYDEQHVILQRQLAGGASFFWAWERSGKAARCIHHWASFTRMEARYAWDDQGCVTVNYADGSEEVYVNDNRARLVRRVGPDGGELHKAYDDQGRLIAEQDALGAVTEYQYDEAGRLVAQLAPDEAPISCEYRHGFLRSLTRGQATWTCQRNTQGDVTAVSDPEGQITRYFYDPQGCLLTIRFPDQSGHRFVWNALGQLLEETLPDGAHRTFSYDVLGRRITRQDEHGAVTGYEWDSVGRLTRSTLPTGACRAYRYNAYGQVTAETDELGRVTRYEYADDLHLVSRRINPDASALKYGYDHAQLLLTEIENEVGDAYRLDYTPGGLIRQETGFDGRRTAYAYDGNGQLLEKTEFGDDGSQLVTQYQRDSAGRLLLKTLPDGVKVEYHYDNFGRLVRVDDGQDHPLAFEYDRQGRLIVEHQGWGTLRYGYDACGRLKRLRLPDGCVLVYHHAKGGALTAIDLNGTRLTSHRFVGGREQQRQQGLLLSDYAYDEQGRLLVHAVSQKQRPLYRREYAYSAKGNLLQIADSRQGQRCYQYDALDRLTGVRHTRDQFAENFTHDPAGNLLIHGRPGPLVLQGNRLRRHCNSHYDYDAFGNLIRERRGIPPQVTQYTYDSQHRLISVSPPDGKSVSYRYDAFGRRIRKTVDDQTTQFFWQGDQLIAESAPEHYRSYVYEPGSYRPLALLDGKGRPDACPCYYQLDHLGTPQELTSYGGAIVWSAKYTAHGKLREVSQGDGDGERLEQPLRFQGQYFDAESGLHYNRHRYYHPDIGRYLTQDPVKLAGGLNPYRHTRNPTGWVSPLGLSENCPLANMAGGSARDGLGEAKVDEGEPNVLSPKSPKQYLHRADSGPDMSRTGRWTRSIS
- a CDS encoding aspartate/glutamate racemase family protein, with translation MRILVVNVNTTESITQAIARSAQAVASPGTEIVGLTPHFGADSIEGNFESYLAAIAVMDRVMSYDQPFDAVIQAGYGEHGREGLQELLNVPVVDITDAAASTAMFLGHAYSVVTTLDRTVPLIEDRLKLSGLWDRCASVRASGLAVLELEHEPQRALEAIVHQAELAVTQDKAEVICLGCGGMAGLDEQIRRRTGVPVVDGVTAAVTIAESLVRLGLSTSKVRTYATPRPKNIIGWPARFAR
- a CDS encoding glycine zipper domain-containing protein is translated as MVPAIVFGLLVSQAALAGGNGDAAVGGGLGGVLGNVVGGQVGGSTGAAIGAGVGGAAGSAIAAPKHSRTEAAVGGGLGAAGGSVVGNSLGGSTGSAIGAGLGGAAGGAVGNDLGSDSGHSHSGNGHKHSNKHHNKHH
- a CDS encoding 3-oxoacyl-ACP reductase family protein, yielding MTTQNLSGKVALIQGGSRGIGAAIVKRLAAEGATVAFTYVSSTAKAEELQDSITAKGGKALAIKADSADAEAIRGAVSATVDAFGRLDILVNNAGVLAVAPLADFKLEDFDQTLAINVRSVFIATQAAARHMTEGGRIINIGSTNADRMPFAGGGPYAMSKSALVGLTKGLARDLGPQGITINNVQPGPVDTDMNPAHGDFAESLIPLMAVGRYGKAEEIASFVAYLVSPEAGYITGASLTIDGGFGA